A single Deltaproteobacteria bacterium DNA region contains:
- a CDS encoding phytanoyl-CoA dioxygenase family protein has translation MDPRIDATPDELEQFRKLGFFARASVFSEAELGPLREAAESAHQAILDAALAEPTTPIEQIDNQRYQVLRGSTIKWEWREDLRAVRSMEPCHHLDPRLAALVDDPRLWGPVRSVLGGEALSLFSDKLNVKRPGGAPFPWHQESPYWAYGAERLDRIVSVLFYLDDASEENGCLWVIPGSHELGHLPGLADRGTLGALYTDVRGVPGTPYPVELPAGSVLTFHRDLVHGSRSNRSRTDRRVFVAAYQPAGLRRWRTGQVRSIGPSAQPPTPSP, from the coding sequence GTGGACCCCCGGATCGACGCCACCCCCGACGAGCTCGAGCAGTTCCGGAAGCTCGGGTTCTTCGCGCGCGCGTCCGTGTTCTCCGAGGCCGAGCTCGGGCCGCTGCGCGAGGCCGCCGAGAGCGCGCACCAGGCGATCCTCGACGCCGCCCTGGCGGAGCCCACGACACCCATCGAGCAGATCGACAACCAGCGCTACCAGGTGCTGCGGGGCTCGACGATCAAGTGGGAGTGGCGCGAGGACCTCCGCGCCGTCCGCTCGATGGAGCCCTGCCACCACCTCGACCCGCGCCTCGCGGCATTGGTCGACGACCCGCGGCTCTGGGGTCCCGTGCGGAGCGTCCTCGGCGGCGAGGCGCTGAGCCTGTTCAGCGACAAGCTCAACGTGAAGCGCCCGGGCGGCGCCCCCTTCCCCTGGCACCAGGAGAGCCCGTACTGGGCGTACGGAGCCGAGCGTCTCGACCGGATCGTGAGCGTCCTCTTCTACCTGGACGACGCGAGCGAGGAGAACGGCTGCCTCTGGGTGATCCCCGGCAGCCACGAGCTCGGGCACCTTCCGGGCCTCGCGGACCGGGGGACGCTCGGCGCCCTGTACACCGACGTTCGTGGGGTTCCCGGGACGCCCTACCCGGTCGAGCTGCCGGCCGGCTCGGTCCTCACCTTCCACCGCGACCTGGTGCACGGGTCGCGGAGCAACCGCAGCCGCACGGACCGCCGCGTCTTCGTGGCGGCCTACCAGCCGGCCGGGCTGCGGCGCTGGCGCACGGGCCAGGTGCGCAGCATCGGCCCGAGCGCCCAGCCGCCCACCCCCTCGCCCTGA